One Nocardia farcinica genomic region harbors:
- the gcvP gene encoding aminomethyl-transferring glycine dehydrogenase, with the protein MTRSFADRHIGPDAAELSRILEVVGVDSLDALAAAALPASILDDAGAGPLAALPPAVSEHEALAELAALAQSNTVTTSMIGLGYYDTLTPPVLVRNLLENPAWYTAYTPYQPEISQGRLEALLNFQTMVSDLTGMEVANASMLDEATAAAEAMTLLRRAGRSRSNRLLIDADLFPQTRTVLHTRAEPLGIEIVEADLAAAGLPEGEFFGVIVQVPGASGRVVDWTALIAAAHERGALVAAGADLLAMTLIVPPGEQGADVCFGTTQRFGVPMGFGGPHAGYLAVRSAHARQLPGRLVGVSKDADGNPAYRLALQTREQHIRREKATSNICTAQVLLAIVAAMYACYHGADGLRAIARRVHGHAARIAGALGEALVHDTYFDTVLARVPGHAEAVVAKAAACGITLRLVDPDHVAVACDEATTDAHVEAVLDAFGVAPAEPVDAGIATRTSEFLTHPAFTRYRTETAMLRYLRSLSDKDIALDRSMIPLGSCTMKLNATAEMEPITWPGFAKLHPYAPVEHAPGLLKLIGDLESWLAEITGYDAVSLQPNAGSQGEYAGLLAIRRYHLDRGDTHRDTCLIPSSAHGTNAASAAMAGLRVEVVKCRENGDVDLDDLRAKITDHAERLACIMITYPSTHGVYEHEIAELCALVHDAGGQVYVDGANLNALVGLARPGRFGGDVSHLNLHKTFCIPHGGGGPGVGPVAVRAHLAQYLPGDPLESESHAVSAARYGSASILPITWAYIRMMGAEGLRKATLTAIASANYLARRLDEYFPVLYTGENGMVAHECILDLRELTKRTGVTVDDVAKRLADYGFHAPTMSFPVAGTLMVEPTESENLAELDEFVAAMIAIRAEIDQVGAGVWPAEDNPLRGAPHTAECLVGEWTHPYSREIAVYPRGLGHARAKVWPAVRRIDGAYGDRNLVCSCPPLEAYAE; encoded by the coding sequence GTGACCCGATCCTTCGCCGACCGCCACATCGGACCCGATGCCGCCGAACTGTCCCGGATCCTCGAGGTCGTCGGGGTCGACTCCCTCGACGCGCTGGCCGCGGCCGCGCTGCCCGCGAGCATCCTCGACGACGCAGGCGCGGGCCCGCTGGCCGCATTGCCGCCCGCGGTGAGCGAGCACGAGGCGCTGGCCGAACTGGCCGCCCTCGCGCAGTCCAACACCGTGACGACCTCGATGATCGGCCTCGGCTACTACGACACGCTGACTCCGCCGGTGCTGGTGCGCAACCTGCTGGAGAACCCCGCGTGGTACACCGCCTACACCCCGTACCAGCCCGAGATCAGCCAGGGCAGGCTCGAGGCACTGCTCAACTTCCAGACGATGGTGTCGGATCTGACCGGGATGGAGGTCGCCAACGCCTCCATGCTCGACGAGGCCACCGCGGCCGCGGAAGCGATGACGTTGCTGCGCCGCGCGGGCCGCTCCCGATCGAACCGGCTGCTGATCGATGCCGACCTGTTCCCGCAGACCCGCACGGTGCTGCACACCCGGGCCGAGCCGCTGGGCATCGAGATCGTCGAGGCCGACCTGGCCGCCGCCGGACTGCCCGAGGGAGAGTTCTTCGGTGTGATCGTCCAGGTGCCCGGCGCGTCCGGCCGGGTGGTGGACTGGACCGCGCTCATCGCGGCGGCCCACGAGCGCGGCGCGCTGGTCGCCGCGGGCGCCGACCTGCTGGCCATGACGCTGATCGTCCCACCCGGTGAGCAGGGCGCCGACGTGTGCTTCGGCACCACCCAGCGCTTCGGCGTGCCGATGGGCTTCGGTGGTCCGCACGCGGGCTATCTGGCGGTGCGCAGCGCCCACGCGCGGCAGTTGCCGGGCCGGTTGGTCGGTGTCTCCAAGGACGCCGACGGCAATCCCGCCTACCGCCTGGCCCTGCAGACCCGCGAGCAGCACATCCGCCGGGAGAAGGCGACCTCCAACATCTGCACCGCCCAGGTGCTGCTGGCGATCGTGGCCGCGATGTACGCCTGCTACCACGGCGCCGACGGGCTGCGCGCCATCGCGCGCCGGGTGCACGGCCATGCCGCGCGGATCGCCGGGGCGCTCGGGGAGGCGCTGGTGCACGACACCTACTTCGACACCGTGCTGGCGCGGGTGCCCGGCCACGCCGAAGCCGTCGTCGCCAAGGCCGCCGCCTGCGGGATCACGCTGCGCCTGGTCGACCCCGATCACGTCGCGGTCGCCTGCGACGAGGCCACCACCGACGCGCACGTCGAGGCCGTGCTCGACGCGTTCGGCGTGGCGCCCGCCGAGCCGGTGGACGCGGGCATCGCCACCCGGACCTCGGAGTTCCTGACCCATCCGGCGTTCACCCGCTACCGCACCGAGACCGCGATGCTGCGCTACCTGCGATCGCTGTCGGACAAGGACATCGCCTTGGACCGCAGCATGATTCCGCTGGGCTCGTGCACCATGAAGCTCAACGCGACCGCCGAGATGGAGCCGATAACCTGGCCCGGCTTCGCCAAGCTGCACCCCTACGCACCGGTCGAGCACGCCCCCGGCCTGCTGAAGCTGATCGGTGATCTGGAGAGCTGGCTGGCCGAGATCACCGGCTACGACGCGGTGAGCCTGCAACCGAACGCGGGCAGCCAGGGCGAGTACGCGGGCCTGCTGGCGATCCGCCGCTACCACCTCGACCGCGGCGACACCCATCGCGACACCTGCCTGATCCCGTCCAGCGCGCACGGCACCAACGCGGCCTCCGCCGCGATGGCGGGGCTGCGGGTGGAGGTGGTCAAGTGCCGCGAGAACGGTGACGTCGACCTCGACGACCTGCGCGCCAAGATCACCGACCACGCCGAGCGGCTGGCGTGCATCATGATCACCTACCCGTCCACGCACGGCGTCTACGAGCACGAGATCGCCGAACTGTGCGCGCTGGTGCACGACGCGGGCGGGCAGGTCTACGTCGACGGCGCGAACCTCAACGCGTTGGTCGGGCTGGCCAGGCCGGGCCGTTTCGGCGGCGACGTCAGCCACCTGAACCTGCACAAGACCTTCTGCATCCCGCACGGCGGCGGTGGTCCCGGTGTCGGGCCGGTCGCGGTGCGCGCGCACCTGGCGCAGTACCTGCCCGGCGACCCGCTGGAATCGGAGTCGCACGCGGTCTCGGCGGCGCGCTACGGCTCGGCCTCGATCCTGCCGATCACCTGGGCCTACATCCGGATGATGGGCGCCGAGGGGCTGCGCAAGGCGACGCTGACGGCGATCGCCTCGGCCAACTACCTGGCGCGCAGGCTCGACGAGTACTTCCCGGTGCTCTACACCGGCGAGAACGGCATGGTCGCCCACGAGTGCATCCTGGATCTGCGCGAGCTGACCAAGCGCACCGGCGTCACCGTCGACGATGTGGCGAAGCGCTTGGCCGACTACGGTTTCCACGCACCGACGATGAGCTTCCCGGTGGCGGGCACCCTCATGGTGGAGCCCACCGAGAGCGAGAACCTCGCTGAGCTGGACGAGTTCGTGGCGGCGATGATCGCCATCCGTGCCGAGATCGATCAGGTCGGCGCGGGCGTGTGGCCCGCCGAGGACAACCCGCTGCGCGGCGCCCCGCACACCGCCGAGTGCCTGGTCGGCGAGTGGACGCACCCGTACTCGCGCGAAATCGCGGTCTACCCACGGGGTCTCGGCCACGCCAGGGCCAAGGTGTGGCCCGCGGTGCGGCGCATCGACGGCGCGTACGGCGACCGGAACCTGGTGTGCTCGTGCCCGCCGCTCGAGGCGTACGCGGAATAG
- a CDS encoding MerR family transcriptional regulator: MAEQSQDVVQPGLFPNDAVPDDLVGYRVPSACQVAGITYRQLDYWARTGLVVPSIRGAAGSGSQRLYSFKDILVLKIVKRLLDAGISLQNIRIAVDHLRSRGVEDLAGITLFSDGTSVYECTSPEEVVDLLQGGQGVFGIAVSGAMRELTGVIANFPAERATAATERPEDELAYRRKARMNRATG; this comes from the coding sequence GTGGCAGAGCAATCGCAGGATGTGGTACAGCCAGGCCTGTTCCCGAACGACGCGGTGCCCGACGACCTGGTCGGCTATCGCGTGCCCAGCGCCTGTCAGGTGGCGGGGATCACTTACCGCCAACTCGACTACTGGGCGCGCACCGGGCTGGTCGTGCCCTCGATCCGCGGCGCCGCGGGCTCGGGGAGTCAGCGGCTCTACTCGTTCAAGGACATCCTGGTCCTGAAGATCGTCAAGCGGCTGCTGGACGCGGGCATCTCGTTGCAGAACATCCGCATCGCGGTCGACCACCTGCGCAGCCGCGGCGTGGAGGATCTGGCGGGCATCACGCTGTTCTCCGACGGCACCTCGGTCTACGAATGCACCTCGCCGGAAGAGGTCGTCGATTTACTGCAGGGCGGCCAGGGCGTGTTCGGGATCGCGGTCTCCGGCGCCATGCGTGAGCTCACCGGCGTCATCGCGAATTTCCCCGCCGAACGGGCGACCGCGGCCACCGAGCGGCCGGAAGACGAATTGGCCTACCGTCGCAAGGCGCGGATGAACCGGGCCACCGGATAG
- a CDS encoding bifunctional nuclease family protein, whose product MSEMRVIGIRVEQPQNQPVLLLREVSGDRYLPIWIGQAEATAIVLEQEGVTPIRPLTHDLIKIMITELGHTLKEVRIVDLQEGTFYADLVFDNDLRISARPSDSVAIALRVGCPIYAEEPVLDEAGLVMPDEREDEVEKFKEFLESVSPDDFKATDS is encoded by the coding sequence ATGAGTGAAATGCGTGTGATCGGCATCCGCGTCGAGCAGCCACAGAACCAGCCGGTGCTGTTGCTTCGCGAGGTGTCCGGCGATCGGTATCTGCCGATCTGGATCGGACAGGCCGAGGCCACAGCCATCGTGCTCGAGCAGGAGGGGGTGACCCCGATCCGTCCGCTGACCCACGATCTGATCAAGATCATGATCACCGAGCTCGGACACACCCTCAAAGAAGTGCGGATCGTGGATCTGCAGGAGGGCACCTTCTACGCGGATCTGGTCTTCGACAACGATCTGCGGATTTCCGCGCGCCCCTCGGACTCGGTCGCGATCGCCCTGCGGGTCGGTTGCCCGATCTATGCCGAGGAGCCGGTGCTCGACGAGGCGGGACTGGTGATGCCCGACGAGCGCGAGGACGAAGTGGAGAAGTTCAAGGAGTTCCTGGAATCGGTCTCCCCGGACGATTTCAAGGCCACCGACAGCTGA
- the ftsR gene encoding transcriptional regulator FtsR, translating to MSIGSVLDLLRPDFPDVTISKIRFLESEGLIRPERTPSGYRRFSVADCERLRFILTAQRDQYLPLKVIKEQLEAIDKGAATLGVREARARALSSRAGGAEAPAAGAGSAGGRGVPRKLGVVPDEVSPEELRVDHEIRLTRADLLAQAGIDEPFLNDLIRAGLITPGPAGFFDGEAVTLAKTARAMAEFGLEARHLRAFKLAADREAALLAQIAAPIAKSRDAGARARAEETVRELAALSLTLHTSLVKASVRHALGN from the coding sequence ATGTCGATCGGCTCCGTGCTCGACCTGTTGCGGCCTGATTTCCCGGACGTCACGATCTCCAAGATCCGTTTCCTCGAATCCGAGGGCCTGATCCGTCCGGAGCGCACCCCCTCGGGGTACCGGCGGTTCTCGGTGGCCGACTGCGAGCGGCTGCGCTTCATCCTCACCGCGCAGCGCGACCAGTACCTGCCGTTGAAGGTGATCAAGGAGCAACTCGAGGCGATCGACAAGGGGGCGGCCACCCTCGGCGTGCGCGAGGCTCGCGCCAGGGCGCTGTCGAGCCGGGCGGGCGGCGCGGAGGCCCCGGCGGCCGGTGCCGGCTCGGCCGGCGGGCGCGGCGTACCCCGCAAACTGGGTGTGGTGCCCGACGAGGTATCGCCGGAGGAGTTGCGTGTCGATCACGAAATCCGGCTCACCCGAGCCGATCTGCTCGCCCAGGCGGGCATCGATGAACCCTTCCTCAACGACCTGATCCGTGCCGGGCTCATCACGCCCGGTCCCGCGGGCTTCTTCGACGGCGAGGCGGTGACCCTGGCCAAGACCGCCCGCGCGATGGCCGAATTCGGGCTGGAAGCGCGCCATCTGCGGGCGTTCAAACTGGCCGCCGACCGCGAGGCCGCGCTGCTGGCCCAGATCGCCGCGCCGATCGCCAAGAGCCGTGATGCCGGCGCCAGGGCCAGGGCCGAGGAGACGGTGCGGGAGCTGGCGGCGCTGTCGCTGACCCTGCACACGTCCCTGGTGAAGGCCTCGGTGCGGCACGCGCTCGGTAACTGA